A window from Fragaria vesca subsp. vesca linkage group LG5, FraVesHawaii_1.0, whole genome shotgun sequence encodes these proteins:
- the LOC101304287 gene encoding pentatricopeptide repeat-containing protein At2g22410, mitochondrial-like codes for MRKLNQIHALLIKNPKPQVLNPWLGFLTNSSAPQNALLLYNQMLHHPTSHNHYTFTYALKACCLLHSPHKGQEIQAHVTKSGHISDTFIQNSLLHFYVIQSDIVSAAHVFDSIPLPDVVSWTSMISGLAKCGFVDEAIVKFVSMDVKPNPTTLVTVLSSCSTLRAVKFGKAVHGHCLRNFHESNLILDNAVLDFYLRCGSLASARYLFVNMPKRDVISWTSMVGGYAQRGFCEEAVKLFQQMVLGGEAEPNEATIVNVLSACSSICALSSGQHVHFYISTRRDLMANVNVGNALMNMYVKCGNLGMAISVFKALECKDIISWTTIISGMAMNGHGIHVLQLFSSMLVNGVSPDGVTFLGLLTACSHAGLVDQGFMFFDVMKKIYRIVPQTQHYACLVDMYGRAGLLEEAEALIKELPMEADGPVWGALLNACKIHGNEEMVERIKEGLHNSAQVSIGTYALLSNAYAKHDRWDDSNKVRDEMREMGLKTPPGCSWIEIGHSI; via the coding sequence ATGAGAAAACTAAACCAAATCCATGCGCTGCTCATCAAAAATCCAAAACCCCAAGTTTTAAACCCCTGGCTTGGATTTCTGACAAATTCTTCAGCACCACAAAATGCCCTTCTTCTTTATAACCAAATGCTCCACCACCCAACTTCCCATAACCACTACACATTTACTTATGCTCTTAAGGCATGCTGCTTGCTCCATTCACCTCATAAAGGCCAAGAAATCCAAGCCCACGTCACAAAATCTGGTCACATATCTGATACCTTCATCCAAAACTCCTTGCTCCATTTCTACGTAATCCAATCTGACATTGTTTCTGCTGCCCATGTTTTTGATTCGATACCTTTACCGGATGTTGTTTCCTGGACTTCAATGATTTCGGGTCTTGCCAAGTGTGGGTTTGTGGACGAAGCAATTGTGAAGTTTGTGTCCATGGACGTAAAGCCTAATCCTACTACTCTTGTGACTGTGTTGTCTTCGTGTTCTACTTTAAGAGCTGTCAAGTTTGGTAAAGCTGTTCATGGCCATTGTTTGAGGAACTTTCATGAAAGTAATTTGATTTTGGACAATGCCGTTTTGGATTTCTATCTGAGATGTGGATCTTTGGCTAGTGCAAGATATCTGTTTGTCAACATGCCCAAGAGAGATGTCATTTCTTGGACTAGCATGGTGGGTGGTTATGCACAAAGAGGTTTTTGTGAAGAGGCAGTGAAACTTTTCCAACAGATGGTGCTGGGCGGGGAAGCTGAGCCTAATGAGGCTACCATTGTGAATGTATTGTCAGCATGTTCTTCGATTTGTGCATTGAGTTCAGGCCAGCATGTGCATTTCTATATCAGTACTCGACGAGATCTCATGGCAAATGTCAATGTGGGAAATGCCTTGATGAACATGTATGTCAAGTGTGGAAATTTGGGTATGGCTATTTCGGTTTTTAAGGCCCTGGAGTGCAAAGATATCATTTCATGGACTACTATAATAAGTGGCATGGCCATGAATGGCCATGGCATCCATGTGTTGCAGCTCTTTTCCAGTATGCTAGTTAATGGGGTTTCTCCTGATGGGGTAACCTTCCTTGGGTTGTTAACAGCATGCAGTCATGCTGGCCTGGTAGATCAAGGGTTTATGTTCTTTGATGTAATGAAGAAAATTTACCGGATTGTCCCTCAAACACAGCATTATGCGTGTCTGGTTGATATGTATGGTCGAGCTGGCCTTTTAGAGGAAGCAGAGGCTCTTATTAAAGAATTGCCAATGGAAGCTGATGGTCCTGTTTGGGGGGCACTGCTTAATGCGTGCAAAATTCATGGGAATGAGGAGATGGTTGAGAGGATCAAAGAAGGCCTCCACAATAGTGCACAAGTGAGCATTGGAACTTATGCGCTGTTATCAAATGCTTATGCTAAACATGATAGGTGGGATGATTCTAATAAGGTTCGCGATGAAATGAGAGAGATGGGGTTGAAGACACCACCTGGGTGTAGTTGGATTGAGATTGGTCACTCGATCTAA